ACGCTGCTCACGGACCCCAACTTCATCCACCGTGGCCAGCGCGCCTACCTGGGGTGGGGCCTGTCCACGCGGCGCCTCGTCGATCCCGCGATCGAGCCCGAGGACCTGCCGGTGCTCGACGCCGTCGTGCTCTCGCACCTCCACGGCGACCACTTCGACCGCGTCGCCCGCCACCGGCTCGACCGCACCGCGCCCGTGCTGTCGACGCCCGAGGCCGCGCGACGCCTGTCGCGGTGGGGCTTCGAGACGCAGGACCTGAGGACCTGGCAGGCGCACTCGCTGGTCAAGGGCGGCGAGGAGCTGCGGGTCACCGCCGTCCCGGGCATCCACGCCCGCGGCCTGCTGGGGAAGATGCTGCCGTCGGTGATGGGCAGCATCCTCGAGCACGTCGTCGACGGCGACGTACGACGTCGCGTCTACCTCAGCGGCGACACGCTCACCGGGTCGCACGTCGACGAGATCGGCGCGCGCTTCCCCGACATCGACGCCGCCGTGGTCCACCTCGGAGGGACGCGCGTGCTGATGCGAACGGTCACCATGGACGCCCGGATGGGCGTCGACTTCGTCAACCGCTGCCGCCCCTCCGTCGTGGTGCCCGTCCACCACGACGACTACACCGTGTTCCGCTCGCCCCTCTCAGACTTCCTCGACCGGGCCCGCGCCGAGGGCCTCGCGGCGACGCTCCGCTGCCCCGGCCGGGGCGAGGTCGTCAGCCTCGACCCCACGGAGCCCGACACCGCCGCCTGAGGACGTGACCGGCGCGACCCGCCCCGTGCGCCGTCAGCCGGCCCGTCCGGGCAGGTCGACCGGCCGCCCCAGGAACGGGGCGACCATCTGTCGCATCCGGTCGCTCGGAGCCAGGCCGAGCTCGTCGGCGAGGAGGCGCCGGTAGCCGTCGTAGTGGCGCAGCGCCTCTGCCTGGTTGTCCTCCGCGAGGTGCACCTGGATCACCCGTCGGTGCGCGCTCTCGCGCAGGGGCTCCGAGCGCACCGCGCCCAGGCCGGCCGACAGCGCGTCGTGGTAGCGCCCGGCCCGGCACAGCAGGTCGGCGCCGCGCTCCAGCGCGTGCAGCCGGCGCTGGCGGAACGACTCCTGCTCGACCGCGAGCCAGGAGTCGTGCCACGTCGGAAGCAGGTCGTGGGTCAGCAGCGCGAGGTCGGGGAGGTCCTCGACCAGCGGGGCGACGGACCCGCACAGCAGCTGTGCCTGCGTCTCCGCCTCCCAGAGGTCGACCCAGAGGTCGGGGTGCACCCACACCTCCATCGCGTCGCCGAGGACGAGCGCGCGCCCCCGGTCGCGCGGCAGCCGCCACAGCACCGACCGCAGGGTCGAGGTGGCGCGCGCCGGGTCGGAGTCGGGCCGCATCGCCTCGGCGAGCGCGGTCCGCGAGACGCGACGCCCGCGGTGCACCACCGCCAGCAGGGCCAGGAGCCGGCGCGCGGTGGCGGGCACCGGGTGCGGTCGACCGTCGAGCTCGAGGGCG
This genomic stretch from Nocardioides renjunii harbors:
- a CDS encoding MBL fold metallo-hydrolase, which codes for MATGDRLHFIGNATTVLTLGSFTLLTDPNFIHRGQRAYLGWGLSTRRLVDPAIEPEDLPVLDAVVLSHLHGDHFDRVARHRLDRTAPVLSTPEAARRLSRWGFETQDLRTWQAHSLVKGGEELRVTAVPGIHARGLLGKMLPSVMGSILEHVVDGDVRRRVYLSGDTLTGSHVDEIGARFPDIDAAVVHLGGTRVLMRTVTMDARMGVDFVNRCRPSVVVPVHHDDYTVFRSPLSDFLDRARAEGLAATLRCPGRGEVVSLDPTEPDTAA
- a CDS encoding AfsR/SARP family transcriptional regulator; translation: MALAARLHLLGEFALELDGRPHPVPATARRLLALLAVVHRGRRVSRTALAEAMRPDSDPARATSTLRSVLWRLPRDRGRALVLGDAMEVWVHPDLWVDLWEAETQAQLLCGSVAPLVEDLPDLALLTHDLLPTWHDSWLAVEQESFRQRRLHALERGADLLCRAGRYHDALSAGLGAVRSEPLRESAHRRVIQVHLAEDNQAEALRHYDGYRRLLADELGLAPSDRMRQMVAPFLGRPVDLPGRAG